From one Rattus rattus isolate New Zealand chromosome 15, Rrattus_CSIRO_v1, whole genome shotgun sequence genomic stretch:
- the Cetn1 gene encoding centrin-1, with the protein MASTFRKSNVASTSYKKKVGPKPELTEDQKQEVREAFDLFDSDGSGTIDVKELKVAMRALGFEPRKEEMKKMISEADKEATGKISFNDFLAVMTQKMAEKDTKEEILKAFRLFDDDETGKISFKNLKRVANELGESLTDEELQEMIDEADRDGDGEVNEEEFLKIMKKTNLY; encoded by the coding sequence ATGGCGTCCACCTTCAGGAAGTCAAATGTGGCCTCCACCAGCTACAAGAAAAAGGTGGGTCCTAAGCCTGAACTCACCGAAGATCAAAAGCAAGAAGTTCGGGAAGCGTTTGACCTCTTCGATTCTGATGGGAGTGGGACCATCGatgtgaaggagctgaaggtggcCATGAGAGCCCTCGGCTTTGAacccaggaaggaagagatgaagaaaatgatttcAGAAGCGGACAAAGAGGCCACAGGAAAGATCAGTTTCAATGACTTCTTGGCTGTGATGACTCAGAAGATGGCCGAGAAAGATACAAAAGAGGAAATCCTGAAGGCTTTCAGGTTGTTTGATGATGATGAAACAGGGAAAATTTCATTCAAAAATCTCAAGCGCGTGGCCAACGAGTTGGGGGAAAGCCTCACAGACGAGGAGCTGCAGGAAATGATCGATGAAGCTGATCGTGATGGTGATGGAGAAGTGAACGAAGAAGAGTTTCTTAAGATCATGAAAAAGACCAACCTTTATTAA